A region from the Drosophila bipectinata strain 14024-0381.07 chromosome 3R, DbipHiC1v2, whole genome shotgun sequence genome encodes:
- the beat-Vc gene encoding uncharacterized protein beat-Vc isoform X1: MSLLRLLGALLLATFNGMAPLPAEGLHLSNLSVPRIIDVSQKAKLFCSYAMGNRTLNSVKWYKDGLEFFRYSPLTPPTTNWFPVKGVTIANGSPHCNQFICNVELEKLNASSSGQYRCEVSGDAPEFKLIDQSANMTVGVLPKLGPFITGWRHAYKYRDTLLANCSSDWSSPASKLMWYINNKTVPGYSLQPQINEVTRNTDGLHLFISHLQLRLPLEDQRFISKSEVLELRCTADIMGLASVRRESRVRTTVLALKDAGYNQRLTENGSCINGQPASLAAWLLGIVHFLRWHGTQS, encoded by the exons GAATGGCGCCTCTGCCCGCGGAGGGATTGCACCTGTCGAACCTATCCGTGCCGCGAATTATCGACGTGTCCCAAAAGGCGAAACTCTTCTGCAGCTACGCGATGGGCAATCGGACGCTGAACTCTGTCAAATGGTACAAGGATGGCCTCGAGTTTTTCAG ATACTCGCCGCTAACTCCGCCGACAACAAATTGGTTCCCCGTTAAAGGTGTCACCATTGCCAACGGTTCGCCGCATTGCAATCAATTCATCTGCAACGTAGAGCTGGAGAAGCTCAACGCCAGCTCGTCCGGCCAGTACAGATGCGAGGTCTCTGGCGATGCGCCCGAGTTCAAGTTGATCGATCAGTCGGCCAATATGACAGTCGGTg TTCTACCAAAACTGGGTCCTTTTATAACTGGCTGGCGACATGCCTACAAATACCGCGACACTCTATTAGCCAACTGCAGTTCCGATTGGTCAAGTCCAGCGTCAAAATTGATGTGGTACATCAACAATAAGACG GTCCCTGGGTACAGCTTGCAGCCGCAAATTAACGAAGTCACACGCAACACCGATGGGCTCCACCTGTTCATCAGCCACCTGCAGCTGCGCCTGCCACTCGAGGACCAGAGGTTCATCAGCAAGAGTGAGGTGCTGGAACTGCGCTGCACCGCGGACATCATGGGGCTAGCTAGTGTAAGGAGAGAGAGCCGGGTCCGAACCACCGTCCTTGCCCTAAAGGATGCCGGCTACAACCAGCGTCTCACCGAAAACGGTTCCTGCATCAATGGCCAACCAG CTTCTCTCGCCGCCTGGCTGCTAGGGATTGTCCATTTTCTACGCTGGCATGGCACCCAAAGTTAG